One genomic segment of Pseudomonas chlororaphis subsp. aurantiaca includes these proteins:
- a CDS encoding dihydrofolate reductase, with translation MNKTLPLCLIAALGENRVIGVNNSMPWHLPGDFKYFKATTLGKPIIMGRKTWDSLGRPLPGRLNIVVSRQDGLQLEGAEVYPSLEAAVTRAEEWALKQGVEELMLIGGAQLYELALPHADRLYLTRVALRPEGDAWFPEFGPYDWERTSFTPNPAEGDKPAYCFEVFERT, from the coding sequence ATGAACAAAACACTTCCTTTATGTCTGATCGCAGCTCTTGGTGAAAACCGAGTGATTGGCGTGAACAACAGCATGCCTTGGCACTTGCCGGGCGACTTCAAATATTTCAAGGCTACGACCCTCGGCAAACCGATCATTATGGGGCGTAAAACTTGGGACTCCCTCGGTCGTCCGCTACCTGGGCGTTTGAACATTGTCGTCAGCCGTCAGGATGGTTTGCAGTTGGAAGGCGCGGAGGTTTATCCGTCGCTTGAGGCAGCTGTGACTCGTGCAGAGGAGTGGGCTTTGAAGCAAGGCGTGGAGGAGCTAATGCTGATTGGGGGCGCGCAGTTGTATGAGCTGGCGTTACCGCATGCTGATCGCTTGTATTTAACTAGAGTCGCTTTACGCCCTGAAGGCGATGCGTGGTTCCCGGAGTTTGGCCCATACGATTGGGAGCGAACCTCCTTTACGCCGAATCCCGCTGAAGGTGACAAACCTGCGTACTGTTTCGAAGTTTTCGAAAGAACCTAA